Proteins encoded by one window of Flagellimonas lutaonensis:
- a CDS encoding LytR/AlgR family response regulator transcription factor, with amino-acid sequence MNCIIIEDQPPAQRILKKYIEDIGTLKLKGVFSDAVQAMELMKSEPIQLLFLDIHLPKLSGIEFLKSMQNPPHVILTTAFADYALEGYELNVVDYLLKPFSFQRFVKAVSKVPLKKGDQSGENEVDNGLQARNEIYIKSGYEHIKIEIGDIHHIASATDYTEVITQNKKYLSNESLLFWLERLPNNLFYRIHKSHIINSKKIEKIVGNQVHLVDGAKVPIGRAYKENFMKNVLK; translated from the coding sequence ATGAACTGTATCATCATTGAAGACCAGCCACCGGCGCAGCGCATTCTTAAGAAATATATTGAGGATATCGGCACGTTGAAGCTAAAGGGCGTTTTTTCTGATGCAGTGCAGGCAATGGAGCTCATGAAATCTGAACCGATTCAACTGTTGTTCTTGGACATCCACCTGCCCAAACTTTCAGGGATCGAATTTCTAAAGTCTATGCAAAATCCGCCCCACGTAATCTTGACCACGGCGTTTGCCGACTATGCGCTTGAGGGATATGAATTGAACGTGGTCGATTATTTGCTCAAACCCTTCTCGTTTCAGCGGTTCGTGAAAGCGGTTTCCAAGGTTCCGTTAAAAAAGGGAGACCAGTCTGGCGAAAATGAAGTTGATAACGGACTGCAAGCCAGAAATGAGATTTATATCAAATCTGGTTACGAGCATATCAAAATCGAGATTGGAGACATTCATCACATTGCCTCAGCCACCGATTACACCGAGGTCATTACCCAAAACAAGAAGTACCTATCAAATGAGTCGCTTCTCTTTTGGCTTGAAAGACTGCCCAACAATCTCTTTTATAGAATCCACAAATCCCACATCATCAATTCCAAAAAGATTGAGAAAATCGTTGGCAACCAAGTTCACCTTGTCGACGGGGCGAAGGTTCCCATCGGCAGGGCCTATAAAGAAAACTTTATGAAAAACGTATTGAAATAA
- a CDS encoding sugar phosphate nucleotidyltransferase, whose protein sequence is MKNNSLVIMAGGASSRMKKSLGRAALDESVKKAAQKLHKSLIPLGNSGKPLLHYLLKNAAGAGYSNIYLITSEENQGFKDFLNDSEDYLGPNVHFAIQHIPEGREKPLGTADAILQCLEQHPTLQETYFTVCNGDNLYSVDALRDLRKERDAPHATIAYSGSGLGFSDERLAKFAVMDISSDGYLRNIIEKPGLDEMEQYRDASGELRISMNEFSFSGAEIFPYLKNCPINAKRGEKELPEAVRNAVAGHAKAVLCYPRSERLPDLTDAHDIKDFYL, encoded by the coding sequence ATGAAAAACAATAGTTTGGTCATCATGGCTGGTGGGGCTTCTTCCCGCATGAAAAAAAGCCTTGGCAGGGCAGCGTTGGACGAGTCGGTAAAAAAGGCGGCGCAGAAACTGCACAAAAGCCTCATTCCGCTTGGTAACAGCGGAAAACCACTACTGCACTACCTGTTGAAGAATGCTGCTGGGGCGGGTTATTCGAACATATATTTGATTACTTCGGAAGAAAACCAAGGGTTCAAGGATTTTTTAAACGATAGCGAGGATTACCTTGGGCCAAACGTACATTTTGCCATACAGCACATTCCCGAAGGGCGCGAAAAGCCATTGGGTACTGCCGATGCAATCTTGCAGTGCCTAGAGCAGCATCCTACACTGCAAGAAACCTATTTTACGGTCTGTAATGGCGATAACCTATATTCTGTGGATGCCCTACGCGATTTGCGAAAAGAACGCGATGCGCCCCATGCTACCATCGCCTACAGCGGCTCAGGTTTAGGATTTAGCGATGAGCGGCTAGCCAAATTTGCCGTGATGGATATCTCTTCTGATGGCTACCTCAGAAATATTATCGAGAAACCGGGCCTTGATGAAATGGAACAATACCGTGATGCTTCGGGCGAACTCCGTATCAGCATGAACGAATTCAGTTTTTCGGGCGCTGAAATATTTCCCTATCTAAAAAATTGCCCTATCAATGCCAAAAGGGGCGAGAAAGAACTGCCTGAAGCGGTTCGAAATGCAGTGGCAGGGCACGCGAAGGCGGTATTGTGCTATCCGAGGTCTGAACGACTGCCAGACCTGACCGATGCACATGATATCAAAGATTTTTATCTTTAG
- a CDS encoding dienelactone hydrolase family protein, whose translation MKKLKKEDIKQEVFDLYDDYAHNKLERREFIEKLSTYAIGGITVASLMGFMMPNYADTLLVDPNDPGLDSGYITYNSPNGGGKIKGLLSKPKKSDKKLGGIVVVHENRGLNPYIEDTARRAALEGFITLAPDALSPLGGYPGNDDEGRAMQRKRDRNEMLEDFIAAFDYLKNHKNCNGKIGVVGFCFGGWISNMMAVKVPDLVAAVPFYGGQPKEDIDKINAPLMLHFAGLDERVNAGWPAYEEALKKYGKKYEAYFYPDVNHGFHNTSTPRYNKEAAEKAWQRTIEFFKKHLQ comes from the coding sequence ATGAAAAAATTAAAAAAGGAAGACATTAAACAAGAGGTGTTCGATCTCTATGATGACTATGCCCACAACAAATTGGAACGGCGTGAGTTTATCGAGAAACTATCGACCTATGCCATTGGTGGCATAACGGTGGCCTCGCTGATGGGTTTTATGATGCCAAATTATGCAGATACGCTCTTGGTAGATCCCAACGATCCCGGGTTAGATTCCGGTTATATCACGTATAATTCACCAAATGGAGGGGGCAAAATCAAGGGTTTGCTCTCAAAACCCAAAAAATCCGATAAAAAATTGGGCGGTATTGTGGTGGTGCACGAGAACCGTGGATTGAACCCCTACATTGAAGACACCGCACGCAGGGCGGCCTTGGAAGGCTTTATCACCCTGGCGCCGGATGCATTGAGCCCCTTGGGGGGCTATCCGGGCAATGACGATGAGGGCAGGGCCATGCAGCGAAAGCGCGACCGCAATGAAATGTTGGAAGACTTCATCGCAGCTTTTGATTATCTGAAAAACCATAAGAATTGCAATGGAAAAATTGGGGTGGTCGGTTTCTGCTTTGGAGGATGGATATCGAACATGATGGCCGTGAAGGTGCCCGATTTGGTCGCTGCAGTACCCTTTTATGGAGGCCAGCCCAAAGAGGACATCGATAAGATCAATGCCCCATTGATGCTTCACTTTGCCGGATTGGATGAACGGGTAAATGCCGGTTGGCCGGCCTACGAAGAGGCCTTGAAAAAGTACGGAAAGAAATATGAGGCATATTTCTATCCTGATGTGAACCATGGCTTTCACAATACATCAACTCCCCGATATAACAAAGAGGCGGCCGAGAAGGCTTGGCAAAGAACAATCGAATTCTTTAAAAAACACTTGCAGTAA
- a CDS encoding sensor histidine kinase, whose product MSISKKELVFQIILLVLVFLFYSYDRNNPGFQWYQVVFFSSYALAAAIIGYHLMPRYLYRKKHCRFFAYVLLVLIGVILLEELVLEKIFFAGTRRARVFPGVFFTLFGVLPVIAILSGFKFGWDAIQKQEQIEELKSTVQESELQFLRSQINPHFLFNNLNNLYSYALEGSTKTPEIILELSGLLRYMLYECKEKFVPLSKEIEQLHNFIKLSKLQIENRGQVRFTTHDLPQGYKIAPLILIVFIENAFKHSQKGQSENIEIDIEVGMKGNTLHFKCSNNYEAAEVLDTPEEGIGLANVQKRLKLLYPAKHELNITEDKNRFTVELAIELEKLRTA is encoded by the coding sequence ATGTCCATTTCAAAAAAAGAGCTGGTATTTCAAATAATATTGCTTGTGCTGGTGTTTCTGTTCTATTCTTACGACAGGAACAACCCGGGATTTCAATGGTACCAGGTAGTGTTCTTTTCGAGTTATGCCCTTGCCGCTGCCATCATCGGCTATCATTTGATGCCCCGTTACCTATACCGCAAAAAACACTGTCGGTTTTTCGCCTATGTCTTATTGGTACTCATAGGGGTTATCTTGTTGGAAGAGTTGGTGCTCGAAAAGATTTTCTTTGCGGGTACCAGACGGGCCAGGGTCTTCCCCGGGGTGTTTTTTACGCTCTTTGGGGTGCTTCCGGTCATTGCCATCTTATCGGGCTTCAAATTCGGGTGGGATGCCATTCAAAAGCAAGAACAGATAGAAGAGCTGAAGAGTACGGTACAGGAAAGCGAGCTACAGTTTCTAAGGTCACAGATAAATCCGCACTTTCTTTTCAACAACCTGAACAATCTGTATTCGTACGCTTTGGAAGGCTCTACTAAAACTCCTGAGATTATTTTGGAATTAAGTGGACTACTACGGTACATGCTCTATGAATGCAAAGAAAAATTTGTTCCCCTATCCAAAGAGATCGAGCAATTGCATAACTTTATAAAGTTGAGCAAGCTGCAGATAGAGAACCGGGGCCAAGTTCGTTTTACGACCCATGATTTGCCCCAAGGGTATAAAATTGCCCCCCTGATCTTGATCGTGTTTATTGAGAATGCCTTTAAACATAGCCAGAAGGGGCAGTCAGAAAACATTGAAATTGATATTGAGGTGGGTATGAAGGGCAACACGCTGCATTTTAAGTGCAGCAACAATTACGAGGCCGCCGAGGTTTTGGATACCCCCGAAGAGGGCATAGGGTTGGCAAATGTTCAAAAACGGCTGAAACTGCTCTACCCGGCCAAGCACGAATTGAACATCACAGAAGACAAAAACCGGTTTACGGTCGAACTTGCTATCGAGCTTGAAAAATTAAGGACGGCATGA
- a CDS encoding valine--tRNA ligase: protein MQIAPKYEPSRVEDKWYEYWMEHDFFSSKPDDREPYTIVIPPPNVTGVLHMGHMLNNTLQDVLIRRARLQGKNACWVPGMDHASIATEAKVVAKLKEEGISKADISRDEFLKHAWEWTDKYGGVILEQLKKLGCSCDWKRTKFTMDDDMSASVIKVFVDLYEKGLIYRGHRMVNWDPEAKTTLSDEEVIYEEREGLLYYVAYKIEGSDEKVIIATTRPETILGDTAICINPNDERYHHLKGKRAIVPICNRVIPIIEDEYVDVEFGTGCLKVTPAHDENDKNLGDKHGLEIIDIFNEDASLNAFGLHYEGKDRFVVRKEIAKELEEKGHLVKTEQYTNKVGLSERTKAVIEPRLSEQWFLKMEDLAKPAIDAVLKTGEVKFYPKKFENIYRHWMENIRDWNISRQLWWGQQIPAYYYGDGKDDFVVAETKQEALDKAQEALNSRGTERSLTLDDFRQDPDVLDTWFSSWLWPISVFGGILDPENEEVNYYYPTNDLVTGPDILFFWVARMIMAGYEFRDERPFDNVYLTGLVRDKQRRKMSKSLGNSPDALKLIEDYGADGVRVGLLLSSAAGNDLLFDEALCQQGKNFANKIWNAFRLVKGWEVAAIDQPEAAKIGIDWYTARFNQVLAEIEDHFGKYRISDALMAIYKLVWDDFCSWLLEIVKPAYQQPIDKKTYEAVIQLFEKNLKLLHPFMPFLTEEVWQHISERTPENALCIADWPKVAEADKNIIKAFDFAAEVIAGVRTIRKEKNIPQKEVLELMELNVEGVSSKMDAIIKKLGNISEIATVTEPVDGALSFRIKSNEYFVPLGVAIDVEAEIKKLTEELDYIRGFLQSVQKKLSNERFVNNAPPQVVELERKKAADAEAKIETLEKSLASLE, encoded by the coding sequence ATGCAGATAGCACCAAAATATGAGCCCAGTAGGGTTGAGGACAAATGGTATGAATATTGGATGGAGCATGATTTTTTCAGCTCCAAACCAGACGACAGAGAGCCCTACACCATTGTAATACCGCCACCAAATGTCACCGGTGTACTGCATATGGGCCATATGCTGAACAACACGCTGCAAGATGTATTGATACGCAGGGCCAGGTTACAGGGTAAGAATGCCTGCTGGGTGCCTGGCATGGACCACGCTTCGATCGCCACTGAGGCCAAGGTGGTGGCAAAATTGAAAGAAGAGGGCATTTCCAAGGCCGATATCTCTAGGGATGAATTCCTTAAACATGCCTGGGAATGGACAGACAAGTATGGCGGTGTCATTTTAGAACAGTTAAAGAAACTGGGCTGTTCATGTGACTGGAAACGCACCAAATTCACCATGGATGACGATATGTCGGCCTCTGTCATCAAGGTTTTTGTCGATTTGTACGAAAAAGGCCTGATCTATCGCGGCCATCGAATGGTCAACTGGGATCCCGAGGCGAAGACAACCCTTTCAGACGAAGAGGTCATTTATGAAGAAAGAGAGGGACTTTTATACTATGTCGCATATAAAATCGAGGGCTCTGACGAGAAAGTGATCATTGCCACAACAAGGCCCGAGACCATTTTGGGCGATACCGCTATTTGTATCAACCCCAACGATGAACGGTATCATCACCTAAAGGGAAAAAGGGCCATTGTACCAATTTGCAATAGGGTCATCCCCATTATTGAAGACGAATACGTCGATGTTGAATTCGGCACGGGATGTCTAAAAGTGACCCCTGCGCACGACGAAAATGATAAGAACCTTGGAGACAAACACGGTCTGGAGATTATCGACATCTTCAACGAAGATGCCAGTTTAAATGCATTTGGCCTCCATTACGAGGGAAAGGACAGGTTTGTTGTAAGAAAGGAAATCGCCAAAGAACTCGAAGAAAAGGGGCATTTGGTCAAGACCGAGCAATATACCAATAAAGTGGGCCTTTCTGAGCGTACAAAGGCGGTTATTGAGCCACGCCTTTCAGAACAGTGGTTTTTGAAAATGGAAGATTTGGCCAAACCGGCCATAGATGCTGTTTTAAAAACGGGCGAGGTCAAGTTTTATCCAAAAAAATTCGAGAATATCTACCGCCATTGGATGGAGAACATTCGCGACTGGAACATTTCACGCCAATTGTGGTGGGGTCAGCAGATACCTGCGTATTATTATGGTGATGGAAAAGATGATTTTGTGGTTGCCGAAACCAAGCAAGAAGCATTGGATAAGGCACAGGAAGCCTTGAATTCGAGAGGAACAGAGAGATCTTTGACACTGGACGATTTTCGCCAAGACCCTGATGTGCTCGACACCTGGTTTTCCTCTTGGCTATGGCCCATAAGTGTTTTTGGGGGCATTTTGGACCCTGAAAATGAAGAGGTCAATTACTATTATCCCACCAACGACCTGGTCACGGGGCCCGATATTCTGTTTTTCTGGGTGGCCCGAATGATCATGGCCGGTTATGAATTTAGAGATGAGCGGCCGTTCGACAATGTATACCTCACCGGTTTGGTGCGCGACAAGCAACGTCGAAAAATGTCGAAATCATTGGGCAATTCGCCCGATGCACTGAAATTGATTGAGGATTACGGTGCCGATGGGGTTCGTGTGGGGCTGCTGTTGAGCTCGGCGGCGGGCAACGATCTATTGTTCGATGAGGCACTGTGCCAACAGGGCAAAAACTTTGCCAATAAAATCTGGAATGCCTTTCGTTTGGTAAAAGGTTGGGAAGTGGCCGCCATTGACCAGCCAGAAGCCGCCAAGATCGGAATTGACTGGTACACGGCAAGGTTCAACCAGGTTTTGGCAGAAATAGAAGACCATTTTGGCAAATATCGTATCTCTGATGCCCTTATGGCGATATACAAGTTGGTCTGGGATGATTTCTGTTCTTGGCTGCTAGAGATTGTAAAGCCGGCTTACCAACAGCCCATTGATAAGAAGACCTATGAAGCAGTGATCCAATTGTTTGAAAAGAACTTAAAACTGCTACATCCCTTTATGCCCTTTCTAACGGAAGAGGTATGGCAGCACATCTCTGAGAGAACACCTGAAAATGCATTGTGCATCGCTGATTGGCCAAAGGTTGCCGAAGCGGACAAGAACATTATCAAGGCATTTGATTTTGCCGCTGAGGTCATTGCAGGTGTGCGAACCATTCGAAAAGAGAAAAACATACCCCAGAAAGAAGTATTGGAGTTGATGGAATTGAATGTGGAGGGGGTAAGCTCAAAAATGGATGCCATCATCAAAAAACTGGGCAATATCTCAGAGATAGCCACGGTGACCGAACCGGTTGACGGTGCCCTGAGCTTTCGCATAAAGAGCAACGAGTATTTTGTACCACTTGGCGTGGCCATCGATGTGGAGGCAGAAATCAAGAAATTGACCGAAGAACTTGACTACATACGCGGCTTTTTGCAATCGGTGCAGAAAAAGCTATCGAACGAACGCTTTGTAAACAACGCACCACCTCAGGTAGTCGAGCTCGAGCGCAAAAAAGCAGCGGATGCCGAGGCCAAGATAGAGACCTTGGAAAAGAGTTTGGCGTCGCTTGAATAA
- a CDS encoding Gfo/Idh/MocA family protein, with amino-acid sequence MSKLDRRKFLQKTTLSTAALASWSFFPEYLQGQSERPFMAQYMGGFAAPKLETVRAAFIGVGARGGTHLKFLAALPNTEVVAISDLYEDLVKQKVQWVREVAGENRHKNIAEYHGDEDRWKQMLNEVRPDVVFIATNWHNHAPMAIEAMNQGAHAFVEVPMAVTLQEMWDIVDTSERTQKHCMMMENVNYGRDELMFLNMCRQGVIGELLHGEAAYIHELRWQMNEVERGTGSWRTYHYAKRNGNLYPTHGLGPVAQYMNLGRGEDTFNTLVSFSTPALGRKTYAEKNYPPDHQWNQLEYNGGDLNTSIIKTNMGRTILVQWDETSPRPYTRLNLIQGTKGALAGFPTRVALEGGVEGLTEDHHSWVQGEQLQALYEKYDHPLYKRLNEAAKDSGHGGMDGIMVYRIVECLQKGLPLDQNVYEGCFWSAVAPLSERSVASGGAPQPFPDFTRGEWKNTEPLRIIS; translated from the coding sequence ATGTCAAAGCTCGACCGGCGTAAATTTTTACAAAAGACCACGCTTTCAACTGCTGCATTGGCCTCTTGGTCGTTCTTTCCAGAATACCTGCAAGGGCAGTCTGAGCGACCCTTTATGGCGCAGTACATGGGCGGGTTCGCCGCACCAAAGCTCGAGACCGTCCGGGCGGCCTTTATAGGGGTGGGCGCACGAGGCGGCACCCACTTAAAATTTCTTGCGGCCCTGCCAAATACGGAGGTAGTGGCCATCAGCGACCTCTATGAAGATCTGGTCAAACAAAAAGTGCAATGGGTACGGGAAGTTGCTGGGGAAAATCGCCATAAAAATATCGCTGAGTACCACGGTGATGAAGACAGGTGGAAGCAAATGCTCAATGAGGTCAGGCCCGATGTGGTCTTCATAGCAACCAATTGGCACAACCATGCACCCATGGCCATTGAGGCGATGAACCAAGGTGCCCACGCCTTTGTAGAAGTGCCCATGGCAGTGACCCTCCAAGAAATGTGGGATATTGTCGATACTTCCGAACGCACCCAGAAGCACTGCATGATGATGGAGAACGTGAACTACGGCCGTGACGAGTTGATGTTCCTCAATATGTGCAGACAGGGTGTCATCGGAGAGCTGCTGCACGGCGAGGCAGCCTACATACACGAACTGCGCTGGCAGATGAACGAAGTAGAACGGGGCACGGGATCGTGGCGCACCTACCACTATGCAAAGCGAAACGGCAACCTGTACCCGACCCATGGGCTGGGCCCGGTGGCCCAGTATATGAACTTGGGCAGGGGTGAGGATACTTTTAACACCTTGGTCTCTTTCTCCACTCCGGCTTTGGGGCGAAAAACGTATGCCGAGAAAAACTATCCGCCAGACCATCAATGGAACCAGTTGGAGTACAACGGTGGCGATTTGAACACATCCATCATCAAAACGAACATGGGCCGAACAATACTAGTGCAGTGGGATGAAACGAGTCCACGGCCCTATACCAGATTAAACCTGATTCAGGGCACAAAAGGCGCTTTGGCAGGTTTTCCGACCCGAGTGGCCCTTGAGGGCGGTGTCGAAGGGTTGACCGAAGACCACCACTCATGGGTGCAGGGCGAACAGTTGCAGGCACTGTACGAGAAATACGACCACCCCCTGTACAAGCGTCTGAACGAAGCGGCCAAAGACAGTGGTCACGGCGGCATGGACGGCATTATGGTGTATCGCATCGTGGAATGTCTGCAAAAAGGGCTTCCATTGGATCAAAATGTGTACGAAGGCTGTTTTTGGAGTGCCGTGGCACCCTTGAGCGAACGCTCCGTGGCTAGTGGTGGGGCACCACAACCATTTCCGGATTTCACCAGGGGGGAATGGAAAAATACCGAGCCACTCAGAATCATTTCTTAA
- a CDS encoding GHMP kinase produces MPDISISVPARICFFGDHQDYLGLPVIAGTIDRYIQLVAKPNGRNEFVVRLCDLDKTQTIALDRDFGEIDKDDYLRSGMACLNNHGFDFKKGYDIEIQGNIPLNAGLSSSSALVVAWVRFLMAAQTSNKTAENKQIGHWAYEAEVLFFGQPGGLMDQYTIAQGGLLYIDTNSGRTTKLQGDLGNLIIAESGISKKTLEVLKNGRIYGQRTIEAIKQKYPDFDIKKATVEEYEKYKDVVPEAYRPYWYAAIHNYDITLKAEVELEKRDSDIKMLGKLIDAHQNILQNQIRNTPPAMVNMMEAARDAGAFGTKIIGSGGGGCMVAITSESGKQKVIDAFISAGAVAAYEAKLTIG; encoded by the coding sequence ATGCCTGATATCAGCATCTCAGTACCGGCCAGAATCTGTTTTTTTGGAGACCACCAAGATTATTTGGGGCTTCCCGTGATTGCGGGCACTATTGACAGGTACATCCAACTCGTCGCAAAACCCAATGGCAGGAATGAATTTGTGGTTCGGCTGTGTGACCTTGACAAAACCCAGACCATTGCGTTGGATAGGGATTTCGGGGAAATTGACAAAGATGACTATTTACGCTCGGGCATGGCATGCCTAAACAACCATGGGTTCGATTTCAAAAAAGGATATGATATCGAAATACAGGGAAATATTCCCCTCAATGCCGGGTTGTCGAGTTCTTCGGCGCTCGTAGTGGCATGGGTACGCTTTTTAATGGCCGCGCAGACCTCAAATAAGACTGCGGAGAACAAACAAATTGGGCATTGGGCCTATGAAGCCGAGGTGCTGTTTTTTGGGCAACCGGGCGGGTTGATGGACCAATACACCATTGCCCAGGGCGGATTGCTATATATCGATACCAATTCAGGCAGAACCACCAAGCTTCAAGGTGATTTGGGTAACTTGATCATCGCTGAATCGGGCATTTCAAAAAAAACATTGGAAGTTTTAAAAAACGGGCGGATCTATGGGCAACGCACCATTGAGGCCATTAAACAGAAATACCCTGATTTTGACATAAAAAAAGCCACTGTGGAAGAGTATGAAAAGTATAAAGACGTGGTCCCTGAGGCCTATCGGCCCTATTGGTACGCAGCCATCCATAACTACGATATCACGTTGAAGGCGGAAGTCGAACTTGAAAAACGGGATTCAGATATAAAGATGCTGGGCAAATTGATTGACGCCCATCAAAACATCCTACAAAACCAAATTAGAAACACACCACCGGCAATGGTCAATATGATGGAAGCGGCCAGGGATGCAGGAGCTTTCGGCACCAAGATCATTGGATCGGGAGGCGGGGGCTGTATGGTGGCCATCACCAGTGAAAGTGGCAAACAAAAAGTAATAGACGCGTTTATATCGGCCGGTGCGGTGGCCGCTTATGAAGCAAAACTGACAATTGGATGA
- a CDS encoding aspartyl protease family protein → MKKRLIYVSLFLLCLGPVAFCQVFEIPEGEKYQKVKFELINNLMVVPVEVNGVELSFILDSGVSNPILFNLSDKDSVQINNVSEITLKGLGEGEPIKALKSVGNTFKMGKAVNQDQPLYVVLDKDLNFSTSLGIPVHGILGYHIFRDCVVEINYVNKTMKLHDPGLYKYKGSKRSQTLPLDIINRKAYIDAAVLVKDEKEVPVKLLVDTGSSDAVWLFQDPEQGIDIPEKNYEDYLGKGLNGHIFGKRTKVNGVRIGSFTLKDAKAAFPYMESFGAIKNLGDRNGSVGAEILKRFNLIIDYSRNKITLKKNGNFKAPFQYNLAGVELQHNGVRYIAERITDSRGVVHSDENPIGSVQILFEDRTRLSLVPEIVVSAIRAGSPAEEAGLKQGDVILAVNGKRVHRYKLQEVLKMMNEKEGKRIRVLIERSNKDLTFSFVLKKLF, encoded by the coding sequence AGTTTTCGAGATTCCCGAAGGTGAAAAATACCAGAAAGTAAAGTTTGAGCTCATCAACAATTTAATGGTGGTGCCCGTTGAGGTGAACGGTGTCGAGCTGTCGTTCATACTTGATAGCGGGGTGAGCAACCCCATACTGTTTAACCTTTCAGACAAAGATTCTGTTCAGATCAACAATGTTTCTGAGATAACCCTAAAGGGCCTTGGCGAGGGAGAACCGATAAAAGCCTTGAAATCTGTGGGGAACACCTTTAAAATGGGCAAGGCCGTCAACCAAGACCAACCGCTTTATGTGGTGTTGGACAAAGACCTGAATTTTTCAACTTCATTGGGCATTCCCGTGCATGGCATCTTGGGATACCATATTTTTCGTGATTGTGTTGTCGAGATAAACTATGTCAACAAAACCATGAAACTGCACGACCCCGGGCTTTATAAATACAAAGGGAGCAAGCGCAGCCAAACGCTTCCTTTGGACATTATCAATAGAAAGGCCTATATAGACGCAGCGGTTCTTGTAAAGGATGAAAAAGAGGTGCCTGTAAAACTATTGGTCGATACCGGAAGCAGTGATGCCGTATGGCTATTTCAAGATCCCGAGCAGGGTATAGACATACCAGAAAAAAATTACGAAGACTATTTGGGCAAAGGACTGAACGGCCACATTTTCGGAAAAAGAACAAAAGTGAACGGTGTGCGCATCGGTAGTTTTACTCTTAAAGATGCCAAAGCGGCTTTCCCGTACATGGAATCGTTTGGGGCCATTAAAAATTTAGGAGACCGTAACGGCAGTGTTGGGGCAGAAATCTTAAAGCGGTTTAATCTAATAATCGATTATAGCCGTAATAAGATTACGCTCAAGAAAAATGGCAATTTCAAGGCACCCTTCCAATATAATCTGGCCGGTGTTGAGTTACAGCACAATGGTGTTCGCTACATTGCCGAGCGTATTACAGATTCGAGGGGTGTTGTACACAGCGATGAAAACCCCATCGGAAGCGTACAGATACTTTTTGAAGACCGTACGAGATTGAGTTTGGTGCCCGAAATCGTTGTGTCGGCCATTAGGGCCGGCAGCCCGGCCGAAGAGGCCGGCCTCAAACAGGGCGATGTAATCTTGGCCGTGAACGGCAAAAGGGTGCACCGCTACAAATTGCAAGAGGTTTTAAAAATGATGAACGAGAAAGAGGGCAAGCGTATCAGGGTATTGATTGAACGATCAAACAAGGATTTGACCTTCAGTTTTGTGCTGAAAAAACTCTTTTAA